From the genome of Paracoccus seriniphilus, one region includes:
- a CDS encoding SixA phosphatase family protein: MTPVGHKRLILTRHAKSAWDDPTLADHDRPLNDRGRRSALALGDWMASRGYEPEEILCSTAKRTQDTWAMIAGAPLEVRPLLRLEPGLYHAGPDKMLALLRTANHPTVMMIGHNPGISEFAALLPARPPLDPDFRRYPTAATLVVDFDVENWADIQPGQGSVMDFVRLDGRR, translated from the coding sequence ATGACCCCAGTTGGACATAAGAGATTGATCCTGACACGCCACGCCAAATCGGCATGGGACGACCCGACACTGGCGGATCATGACCGCCCGCTGAACGACCGTGGCAGGCGTTCGGCACTGGCCCTGGGCGACTGGATGGCCAGTCGCGGTTACGAACCGGAAGAGATCCTTTGCTCGACCGCAAAACGCACACAGGACACATGGGCGATGATCGCGGGGGCACCGCTGGAGGTTCGCCCGCTGCTGCGGCTGGAACCGGGCCTGTATCACGCCGGCCCCGACAAGATGCTGGCCCTGCTGCGCACCGCCAACCATCCGACGGTGATGATGATCGGCCATAATCCCGGCATATCCGAATTTGCCGCGCTGCTGCCCGCACGCCCACCTCTGGATCCCGATTTCCGCCGGTATCCGACCGCAGCCACGCTGGTTGTCGATTTCGATGTCGAGAACTGGGCCGATATCCAGCCCGGACAGGGAAGCGTCATGGATTTCGTCAGGCTGGACGGGCGTCGCTGA
- a CDS encoding amino acid ABC transporter substrate-binding protein has translation MIKRAILGVVAASGVAAGTASADVLDDIIARDELICGVNPGLAGFASPDANGNWTGFDVAFCKAVAAAVLKDPSKVRFVPADLENRFEMLAKGEVDLLARNSTWTFSRDVDQKFEFAGVNYYDGQGFMVRKELGVTSVKELDSVAICVQRGSTSAQNLEDYFRVNGMTLKQVDVASDAEGEQSYTSGKCDAYTTDASGLAATRAAFADPENHIVLPEIISKEPLGPVVRQQDSHWADVVRWTLYALIAAEEYGVTSKNIDELIKASTNPEVQRLLGVNGDLGEKLGLDNEWAKRAIQARGNYGEIFAANIGEQTPIGLARGLNAQWTQGGLMYTPPFR, from the coding sequence ATGATTAAACGGGCAATTCTTGGTGTCGTGGCTGCCAGCGGTGTCGCGGCAGGAACGGCATCTGCCGATGTTCTGGACGATATCATCGCGCGGGACGAATTGATCTGCGGTGTGAATCCAGGTCTGGCCGGGTTTGCCTCGCCGGATGCGAATGGCAATTGGACCGGTTTCGATGTCGCCTTTTGCAAGGCCGTGGCTGCGGCGGTGCTGAAGGATCCCTCGAAGGTGCGCTTTGTGCCGGCAGACCTCGAGAACCGCTTTGAAATGCTGGCCAAAGGCGAGGTCGACCTGCTGGCGCGCAATTCGACCTGGACCTTCTCGCGCGATGTTGACCAGAAGTTCGAATTTGCCGGGGTGAATTACTACGACGGTCAGGGATTCATGGTCCGCAAGGAACTGGGGGTGACCTCGGTCAAGGAACTGGACAGCGTCGCGATCTGCGTGCAGCGCGGATCGACCAGTGCGCAGAATCTGGAAGATTACTTCCGCGTCAACGGCATGACCCTGAAACAGGTGGATGTCGCCAGCGATGCCGAAGGAGAGCAAAGCTATACCTCGGGCAAATGTGATGCCTATACGACCGATGCCTCGGGGCTTGCGGCAACCCGTGCGGCCTTTGCCGATCCCGAAAACCATATCGTTCTGCCTGAAATCATTTCCAAGGAGCCGCTGGGACCGGTCGTTCGTCAGCAAGATTCACATTGGGCCGATGTCGTGCGCTGGACGCTTTATGCCCTGATCGCCGCCGAGGAATATGGCGTCACCTCGAAGAATATCGACGAACTGATCAAGGCTTCGACCAACCCCGAGGTTCAGCGTCTTCTGGGCGTGAATGGTGATCTGGGCGAGAAGCTGGGGCTGGACAATGAATGGGCCAAACGCGCCATTCAGGCTCGGGGCAATTATGGCGAGATTTTCGCTGCCAATATCGGTGAACAGACGCCGATCGGCCTTGCGCGCGGCCTGAATGCGCAATGGACGCAGGGCGGGCTGATGTATACCCCGCCGTTCCGCTAG
- the argB gene encoding acetylglutamate kinase: MNRDWIATARTLSEALPYLQRYSNAVVVVKFGGNAMGDDEAMAEFARDIVLMKQVGMNPIVCHGGGPMINDLLGRLGIESQFVRGKRVTTKEIVEVVEMVLSGLVNKRIVQAINDAGGRAVGISGKDDDMMVCEADDPELGFVGRPVEMNVQIIRDLYGAGMIPVIAPVATGMADNETFNVNGDTAAGAIAGALKADRLLLLTDVAGVKDASGKVVTQLHPDQVREMIADGQIAGGMIPKTETALKALDDGVRAVVILDGRVPNACLLELFTEHGAGSLIRSTEPRVPPRAGDEL; encoded by the coding sequence ATGAACCGGGATTGGATCGCCACCGCTCGCACCCTGTCAGAGGCCCTGCCCTATCTTCAGCGATACTCGAACGCTGTGGTGGTGGTGAAATTCGGTGGCAACGCCATGGGTGATGACGAGGCCATGGCCGAATTCGCCCGCGATATCGTGCTGATGAAACAGGTGGGCATGAACCCCATCGTCTGTCACGGCGGCGGCCCGATGATCAATGACCTGCTGGGCAGGCTGGGGATCGAAAGCCAGTTCGTGCGCGGCAAGCGTGTCACCACCAAGGAGATCGTGGAAGTGGTCGAAATGGTGCTGTCCGGTCTGGTCAACAAGCGGATCGTCCAGGCCATCAATGATGCGGGTGGGCGGGCTGTCGGCATCAGCGGCAAGGACGACGACATGATGGTCTGCGAAGCCGACGACCCGGAACTGGGTTTCGTGGGGCGTCCGGTCGAGATGAATGTCCAGATCATCCGCGATCTCTATGGCGCGGGGATGATCCCGGTCATTGCCCCCGTGGCGACAGGCATGGCCGACAACGAGACCTTCAACGTGAACGGCGACACCGCTGCCGGTGCGATTGCGGGCGCGCTCAAGGCTGATCGGCTGCTGCTGCTGACCGATGTTGCCGGCGTCAAGGATGCCTCGGGCAAGGTTGTCACCCAGCTGCACCCCGACCAGGTTCGCGAGATGATTGCAGATGGGCAGATTGCAGGGGGCATGATTCCCAAGACCGAAACCGCGCTCAAGGCGCTGGATGACGGCGTTCGTGCGGTGGTGATCCTGGACGGACGTGTGCCAAATGCCTGCCTGCTGGAACTGTTCACGGAACATGGCGCGGGCAGCCTGATCCGCTCGACCGAACCGCGCGTTCCGCCGCGGGCCGGGGATGAACTCTGA
- the yihA gene encoding ribosome biogenesis GTP-binding protein YihA/YsxC — protein MKVSFPTAPAPDPQVAEQARQLFAGPVDFLKGVVAMDGLPPDDRPEVCFAGRSNVGKSSLINALTGRKGIARASNTPGRTQEINYFTLGEKSYLVDLPGYGFAKAPVAVVAKWQALLKSYLAGRVTLRRAFCLIDARHGVKPVDHEIMQLLDRSAVPFQVVLTKADKLGPNAIKPVLAQVETELQKHPAAFPELIVTSSEKGEGIPTLRAIIAGLD, from the coding sequence ATGAAGGTTTCTTTCCCGACCGCCCCGGCGCCGGATCCTCAGGTCGCCGAACAGGCGCGCCAGTTGTTCGCAGGCCCGGTCGATTTCCTGAAAGGCGTCGTGGCCATGGATGGCCTGCCGCCCGATGACCGTCCCGAGGTTTGCTTCGCGGGGCGAAGCAATGTCGGCAAATCCAGCCTGATCAATGCCCTGACTGGCCGCAAGGGCATCGCCCGCGCCTCGAACACGCCGGGCCGCACGCAGGAGATCAACTATTTCACCCTGGGTGAGAAATCCTATCTGGTCGATCTGCCCGGATATGGCTTTGCCAAGGCCCCGGTGGCCGTCGTCGCCAAATGGCAGGCATTGCTGAAAAGCTATCTGGCCGGACGGGTGACGCTGCGGCGCGCCTTTTGCCTGATCGATGCCCGACATGGCGTGAAGCCCGTCGATCACGAGATCATGCAGCTTCTGGACCGATCCGCTGTCCCGTTCCAGGTCGTATTGACCAAGGCCGACAAGCTTGGCCCCAATGCGATCAAGCCGGTTCTGGCACAGGTCGAAACCGAACTGCAGAAACACCCTGCAGCATTCCCCGAACTGATCGTGACGTCCTCGGAAAAGGGAGAGGGCATCCCTACCCTTCGCGCGATCATAGCCGGACTGGACTGA
- the yidC gene encoding membrane protein insertase YidC, with product MEDNNRNLILATVLSFVVILIWYTVFAPDPPVEPTDQTPVAAQTTADGAQAPAAPAGTTTADLGEIAAPAGTTIGRIQISSPSLEGSISLAGGRIDDLLLKKYHETLDDASPDVRLLSPSSATADPSIDTTGSKPYYAVYGWTPGAGTDPALVPGPSTIWQIESGETLAPGQPVTLVWDNGAGQVFRRTFELDDNYLFTVSQSVQNNGDSAFSAAPYGIIARHGRPDTQNFFVLHEGAVGMHDGELLELKYKKIVDLDPVAREGRADVVEVNENGWIGFTDKYWMTTLAPAPGQAFTSVVKYADGADIYQTEARYPMQTVQPGGEVTTSGYLFAGAKVWEVIKGYEDTPGIDRFVDSIDWGWFYFLTKPIFQLLHWLHGFIGNMGWSIIALTFILKLLVFPLARKSYISMAKMKELQPQMEAIKERTGDDRMKYQKEVMELYKTQKVNPAAGCLPVLLQIPIFFSLYKVIFVTIELRHAPWVGWIRDLSAPDPSSLMNLFGLLPFAPPAQGTMLHSLSLPALAIALGISMWLQQRLNPTPSDPAQKMIFAWMPWIFMFMLGGFASGLVLYWITNNTITIIQQYTIMSMHGHRPDLFGNILASIPGKKPRSATRDKGK from the coding sequence ATGGAAGACAATAACCGCAATCTGATCCTGGCGACCGTACTGTCGTTTGTGGTGATCCTGATCTGGTACACCGTCTTCGCACCGGATCCGCCGGTCGAACCGACGGACCAGACTCCGGTCGCGGCACAAACGACCGCCGATGGTGCCCAGGCCCCCGCCGCGCCTGCCGGCACGACCACGGCCGACCTCGGCGAGATTGCCGCGCCCGCCGGAACCACGATCGGCCGCATCCAGATTTCTTCCCCGTCGCTGGAAGGCTCTATCTCTCTGGCCGGTGGACGGATCGACGATCTGCTGCTGAAGAAATATCACGAGACGCTGGATGACGCCTCGCCCGATGTGCGCCTGCTGTCGCCCTCTTCGGCCACCGCGGACCCCTCGATCGACACCACAGGTTCGAAACCCTATTATGCCGTATATGGCTGGACGCCCGGTGCCGGCACCGATCCGGCACTGGTTCCCGGGCCCTCGACCATCTGGCAAATCGAATCCGGCGAGACGCTGGCCCCCGGCCAGCCGGTCACGCTGGTCTGGGACAATGGCGCCGGACAGGTCTTTCGCCGGACCTTCGAACTGGATGACAATTATCTGTTCACGGTCTCGCAATCGGTGCAGAACAATGGCGACAGCGCCTTCAGCGCCGCCCCCTATGGGATCATCGCCCGTCACGGTCGCCCGGACACGCAGAATTTCTTCGTGCTGCACGAAGGCGCCGTCGGCATGCATGATGGCGAGCTGCTTGAGCTCAAATACAAGAAGATCGTCGATCTTGACCCGGTCGCCCGTGAAGGTCGCGCCGATGTGGTCGAGGTCAACGAGAACGGCTGGATCGGCTTCACCGACAAATACTGGATGACCACCCTCGCCCCAGCGCCGGGCCAGGCATTCACCTCCGTCGTCAAATACGCCGATGGGGCCGATATCTATCAGACCGAAGCCCGCTACCCGATGCAGACAGTGCAGCCCGGTGGCGAGGTCACGACCAGCGGCTATCTGTTCGCAGGTGCCAAGGTCTGGGAGGTCATCAAGGGCTATGAGGACACCCCCGGCATCGACCGTTTCGTCGATTCCATCGACTGGGGCTGGTTCTACTTCCTGACCAAGCCGATCTTCCAGTTGCTGCATTGGCTGCATGGATTCATCGGCAACATGGGTTGGTCGATCATCGCGCTGACCTTCATCCTCAAGCTTCTGGTCTTCCCGCTGGCGCGCAAATCCTACATCTCGATGGCGAAGATGAAGGAACTGCAACCGCAGATGGAGGCCATCAAGGAGCGCACCGGCGACGACCGGATGAAGTATCAGAAAGAAGTGATGGAGCTTTACAAGACCCAGAAGGTCAACCCCGCCGCGGGCTGCCTGCCGGTTCTTCTGCAGATCCCGATCTTCTTCTCGCTCTACAAGGTGATCTTCGTCACCATCGAGTTGCGCCACGCCCCATGGGTCGGCTGGATCCGCGACCTTTCCGCGCCCGATCCCTCCAGCCTGATGAACCTGTTCGGCCTGCTGCCCTTTGCGCCGCCTGCACAGGGAACCATGTTGCATTCGCTGTCACTTCCCGCGCTGGCTATCGCGCTGGGGATCAGCATGTGGCTGCAGCAGCGTCTGAACCCGACCCCCAGTGATCCGGCTCAGAAGATGATCTTTGCATGGATGCCGTGGATCTTCATGTTCATGCTGGGCGGCTTTGCCTCGGGTCTGGTGCTCTACTGGATCACCAACAACACGATCACGATCATCCAGCAGTATACGATCATGTCGATGCACGGCCATCGCCCCGACCTGTTCGGCAACATCCTGGCCTCGATCCCCGGCAAAAAACCCAGGTCCGCGACCCGGGACAAGGGCAAGTGA
- a CDS encoding ferredoxin, giving the protein MNSDSPPALTPPRGLRIAGQAPLATGSVLLLSPDEPDFWHVFRASDEFRDGRPDPMDRWSRRVIDAWAISLAAKTAYPSDGPPYPPFMKWARASGSCWTSRVGMLVHRDMGLFISFRGAVILDSPCPAPVPQASPCDTCPAPCLQACPAKAFRAGYDPDACHRFLDQKAGADCMNSGCRVRRACPTGNGCGRLLEQSAWHMRQFHK; this is encoded by the coding sequence ATGAACTCTGACAGTCCCCCGGCGCTGACGCCACCCAGGGGGCTGCGCATCGCCGGCCAGGCGCCTCTTGCCACGGGTTCTGTCCTGTTGCTGTCACCGGACGAGCCCGATTTCTGGCATGTTTTCCGGGCGTCGGATGAATTCAGAGATGGTCGCCCCGACCCGATGGACCGCTGGTCGCGTCGCGTCATTGACGCCTGGGCCATATCTCTGGCGGCAAAGACGGCCTATCCTTCGGACGGGCCACCCTATCCACCCTTCATGAAATGGGCGCGTGCCAGCGGCAGTTGCTGGACCTCACGCGTCGGCATGCTGGTGCATCGCGACATGGGGCTGTTCATCAGCTTCCGCGGCGCGGTCATTCTCGACAGCCCCTGTCCGGCCCCCGTTCCTCAGGCTTCTCCCTGCGATACCTGCCCTGCCCCCTGCCTGCAGGCCTGTCCGGCCAAGGCATTCCGCGCGGGCTATGACCCCGATGCCTGCCACCGCTTTCTGGATCAGAAGGCCGGAGCGGACTGCATGAATTCGGGTTGTCGTGTCAGACGTGCTTGCCCGACTGGCAATGGCTGTGGCAGGCTGCTTGAACAATCGGCATGGCATATGAGGCAGTTCCACAAATGA
- a CDS encoding MOSC domain-containing protein, whose amino-acid sequence MTVRLTHIHRHPIKSIGVEALERVSLQAARRLPGDREWAVVTESGERNASASQTDGQPDRWLPKSCFLRGVSSAPLQAISGGWQGNNLALSHPERPDLCFDPEHEGERLIEWVRPLWPERAPAPARLVKGAAIWTDSKWPWLSILSLDSLAELERKTGQSLGTHRWRGNLWVQGWQPFQERELIGHVIRIGDVELRITDHIGRCGATNVDTESGKPDIDMVETLDRLYGHTDFGIFAEVVTGGDIAIGDEVAP is encoded by the coding sequence GTGACCGTACGGCTGACCCATATTCACCGCCATCCGATCAAGTCGATCGGGGTCGAGGCGCTGGAGCGGGTCAGCCTGCAAGCCGCGCGCCGGTTGCCCGGCGACCGCGAATGGGCCGTCGTGACCGAGTCCGGCGAACGCAATGCCAGCGCCAGCCAGACCGATGGACAGCCCGACAGATGGCTGCCGAAATCCTGCTTTCTGCGCGGCGTGTCCTCCGCCCCCCTGCAGGCGATCAGCGGCGGCTGGCAGGGCAACAATCTCGCCCTCAGCCACCCCGAACGCCCCGATCTTTGCTTCGATCCCGAACATGAAGGCGAACGCCTGATCGAATGGGTCCGACCGCTCTGGCCGGAACGCGCCCCTGCCCCGGCCCGGCTGGTGAAGGGAGCGGCGATCTGGACCGATTCGAAATGGCCGTGGCTGTCGATCCTGTCGCTGGACAGCCTGGCCGAGCTTGAACGCAAGACCGGCCAATCGCTTGGCACGCATCGCTGGCGCGGGAACCTGTGGGTTCAGGGCTGGCAGCCCTTTCAAGAGCGCGAACTGATCGGCCATGTGATCCGGATCGGGGATGTCGAACTGCGCATCACCGACCATATCGGGCGCTGCGGCGCGACAAACGTTGATACGGAAAGCGGAAAGCCCGATATAGACATGGTTGAAACATTGGATCGCCTGTATGGCCATACCGATTTCGGCATTTTCGCCGAAGTCGTCACAGGCGGAGATATCGCCATCGGAGACGAGGTCGCCCCATGA